In the Pontibacillus sp. HMF3514 genome, TCGTGAAGGAGTGTCTCCTGTGAACGAAGCCGTAATTGTAATTGCAAAACGTACAGCTGTCGGAAAAGTTGGTGGCATGTTTAAAGACGTACCGCCAGAAAAGCTTGTTAGCCCCCTCGTTCATAACATTATCGAAGAAACGAATATCGACCCAAATGAGATTGATGATGTGATCCTCGGAAATGCAACAGGACCAGGAGGGAACTTGGCACGATTAAGTGCGCTTGAAGCGGGACTTCCGATGTCAATCCCAGGCGTGACCGTTGATCGCCAGTGCGGATCTGGATTAGAAGCCATTCAAATGGCCGCCCGATCTATTCAAGCCGGAGCGGGAGAGGTCTATTTAGCTGGAGGTGTAGAAAGCTCTAGCTTAGCGCCATGGAAAATCGAGAAACCATCAAATCTCTACCATCCTCAAGGGCCGACACTTTTTACAAGAGCACGATTCTCGCCTGAAGAAATCGGCGACCCAGAAATGGGAGAAGCAGCAGAGAATGTTGCTGAACACTATGAAATTTCTCGTGAAGCTCAAGATGAGTACGCATTGAGCAGTCATCGAAAAGCGATGAACGCCATCCAGCAAGGGACGTTTTTAGAAGAAATTGTGTCTGTAAATGGAATGGTAGAAGATGAGTGTGTACGCTGGAATACATCTAAGGAAAAATTAGCAAAGCTTCCTCCTGTTTTTCGAGAGGGAGGAACTGTTACGGCAGGAAACGCCTGTCCTATTAATGACGGTGCTTCGCTCGTACTCGTCATGTCTAAAGAAAAAGCTCACTCTCTAGGGTTATCACCAGTGTTAACCTTTAAAGATGCTACATGTGTGGGAGTCGACCCAAATTATTTAGGAGTCGGCCCAATCCCCGCCGTGCAAAAGCTTTTTCAAAGGCAGAACATTTCAGTAGGCGATTTGGATGTGGTTGAATTTAATGAAGCCTTCGCATCACAAGTCATTGCGTCACTTAAAGGTCTGTCGATTCCTATAGGAAAAGTGAACCTTTCCGGTGGTGCGTTAGCACTGGGTCATCCATATGGGGCATCAGGGGCGATATTAGTGACACGATTAGCGGCAGAAATGAAAGCGAAGAAATTAAAACGTGGATTAGCTACACTTGGAATTGGTGG is a window encoding:
- a CDS encoding thiolase family protein; the protein is MNEAVIVIAKRTAVGKVGGMFKDVPPEKLVSPLVHNIIEETNIDPNEIDDVILGNATGPGGNLARLSALEAGLPMSIPGVTVDRQCGSGLEAIQMAARSIQAGAGEVYLAGGVESSSLAPWKIEKPSNLYHPQGPTLFTRARFSPEEIGDPEMGEAAENVAEHYEISREAQDEYALSSHRKAMNAIQQGTFLEEIVSVNGMVEDECVRWNTSKEKLAKLPPVFREGGTVTAGNACPINDGASLVLVMSKEKAHSLGLSPVLTFKDATCVGVDPNYLGVGPIPAVQKLFQRQNISVGDLDVVEFNEAFASQVIASLKGLSIPIGKVNLSGGALALGHPYGASGAILVTRLAAEMKAKKLKRGLATLGIGGGLGLAVLFEGTDS